CTATACCGGAGTGGCTTGTGCCATTATCATGGCGCTGCTGCAACCCTTCGGGATAGACCGGGTGGAACACCACAAATACCCCATCATTCTGGGATATGCCGTACTGGCTGCCGTGGCCTATCAGCTTGCCAACCTACAGACCATCTACGTACTGCGTATGCCGCGACGGGACGAATGGGATGTCAAGCGCAGCATTATCGTAGGGCTGCTCATCTGTCCCATCATGGGAGCTTTCATCTGTTGCTATTCCGCATGGGCATACGCCGGAGACATCCGGCAAGGATGGTTCTACCCCGACGGGCGCTTCACGCTGAAAGCTTTCTGGATAAACAGCGGATACACACTCACCATCTCCTTCTTCCTCACCCTCTTCGGCTACTACATGGAGCGTAGCCGCCAACTCGCCATCCGCCTGCAGGAAGTCATAGAGCTGAACCGGATATTGGCACAAAAACAGTTGGCAGAGGAGAAAAGAGACACTCCGCAAGCACCGTCAGGGCTATCGCAAGGAAGTTCCTCTGATGCACCCCGCTCAACAGGAACAGCCCCATCTCCTGATACGTCCGGCATTACAACCGCCGCCAACTCGCCCGATACGTTCGGTGCAACAGAAGCCGCCGCATATTGCGATACCTCCGGCACGTCCGCCGGACATTCCGATACCTCCGTCAGCCCCCTGCGCCTGGAGGGAAGCAGCCGGGAGACGGTGGAACTGCAATCGTCCGCCCAACTGCTCTTTGTGGAGTCCGACGGCAACTATGCCCTCGTGCACTACCTGTCCGACGGGAAAGCGGTGCGCAAGGCCGTGCGCTGCACCCTGAAGCAAGTGGAAGAGCAGCTCAGCGGAAGGCAAGGCATCATGCGCTGCCACCGCGCCTACATCGTAAACATTGCCCACGTGGAGCATGTGTCGGGCAACGGACAGGGCTACCGGCTGACACTGGATTCCATACAGGAACAAGTGCCCGTATCACGCCAATATGCTGCTGCCGTCTATCAGAGCATTCGGATTTAACCGGCTTAATTCATAACAGAAGTTAAGGGAGTGAGGAGTTAAGGAGTTAAAGAAGTTAAGGAGTTAAGCCGATACTTTGCAATAGGAGTTAGAGGGAGTTAAAGGGAGTTACCGTTCGCTCCGCTCTCTCAGGGAGTTAAAGGCCGATAGTCTTGTAAACCATCTGCAAAGTATCGGCTTAACTCCTTAACTCCCTTTAACTCCTCACTCCCTTTAACTCCTCACTCCCTTATCTCCTGCCATCCATCCCTCCATTCGTCCCAAACCGCCACCAAGCATCACTTTCAGCCACCGTCTGTCCCACTTTTTTGTCCCTGCCGGGATTCCGTCATAGCTTTGCCCACAGATTTCAAACGAAAAACTAACAAGCAAAGTGATATGAACAAAAGAATCGTACTTATCGTCCTCGCATTAGCAGCAGCCATTGCTGCCACCCACGCACAGAAAATAACAGAAACCTATCATTCGGACAGTCTGCTGATTGACGTAGAAACCAAAGAAGTCGTAGTGCAGGCCTCGCCCTGCATCCATCGCGGCGACCGCAGCATCTACTTCCCCACCGCACAACAGAAAGAAATGTCGTCCAACGCATTAGGATTGTTGGAGAAGATGCAGCTCAACGGACTGCAAGTGAACAGCCTCTTCAACACCGTAGAGGTATCGGGTGGCGGCACGCCCGTCTTCTGCATCAACGGGCGCCCCGTGGAACTGAAGGACATCCTGGCCCTGAAGCCCGACGAAGTGGCACGCGTGGAGCACAACGACAACCCCGGCGCACGCTTCAAGGATGCCGCCGTCGTCATCAACTACAAGCTGAAGCAGAGTCAGCAGGGAGGTGGATTCATGACCGACCTGATGGAAGCCGTGAACACGGTATATGGCGTGAACAGCGCATCGGGCAAATACAACTACAAAGCATCGGAGTGGAGTGTGAACTACTACATGCTGCATGCCGCCTTCAAGGAGTTCTACAACGAGAACCGCGAGGAATACCGCTTTGATGACAACCGCCACGTGCTGCAACAGGAAGAAGGCATCCCCGGCCGCCTGCACTACAACCATCACTGGATTACACTGAACTACAACTACCTGAAGACGGACAGCCGGATGCTGAACGTGGCCCTGCGCGGCAAGTACCTCAACACGCCCAAGACCGAACTGGACAGCCGCCTCTACAACTCCGAACTCTCCGCCGACCCCCTGATGCTATTCGACCACAGCCGCGACCACTCCGCCACCACCGCCCTCGACCTCTACTATCAGCACAACCTGCCCCGGCAGCAGACGCTCATCCTCGACCTCACCGGCAGCTACACCGACACGGACAGTCGCCTGGACTATCTGATAAGCCAGAAGGATGTCGCCTTGAGCCACCTCAGCAACAACGTGGACGGCCGGAAGTACGCCCTCATCGCCGAAGCCCTCTACGAGAAGCCCACCACCGCCACCGACAAGTGGAGCGTCGGTCTGAAGTACACCGCCGGCTACGCCAACAACCGCTACTTCGGCACTGGGAACACGGAGAACCGCCTGCACAACTCCGAACTCTACCTCTACACCGAATGGAACCGCCGGACGGAGAAGTGGAACCTGTCCGCAGGCATGGGCGGCACTTATTTGCAAGCCAGCCAGCAAGGACAGTCCTACCACCGCCTGCTGCTGCGCCCCATTCTTCGCGTCGGATTCACCCCTTCGGACCGCTTCACCCTGCGCTACCGGGGCAGCGTGGAGAGCATAGCCCCCACCCTGTCCGAGCTGAGCTGCGTGGAGCAACAACTGGACTACTACCAACTGCGCCGTGGCAACGCCCTGCTCACCCCCTCCACCGAATACCGCAACCGGCTGACTCTGGACTACCACCGCACCGACTGGAACACCGCCCTCAACCTGGGCTACGACTACCGCCACCACCCCATCATGGAACAAACACGACAAGAGCAGAACCTCTTTGTACGCGAAATGGCCAACCAAGACAACTGGCAGAAGTGGAACGCCGAATACGAATTCCGCTACCAGTTGATGCACGGCATGATTACGCTGCGGGCCGCCGTGGGCATGGATTACTTCGACAGTCGCGCCGCCCACTACCACCACACGCACACCAACCTCTACGCCGTGGTCAACGCCCAAGCCGCCTACAAATGCGTGGCCCTCACCTTCAACCTGCGCACCCATCGCCCCACCCTCTACGGTGAAACGCTGACCCTGGGCGAAGACCTGCACGACATCGCCCTGACCTACTTCAAGAAGCGTTTCAGCCTGTGCCTTGCCATGAACAATCCTTTCATGAACAACTACCGCGTAGGCAGTGAGAACTGGAACCTCCGGGCCGGAAACACCAGTTACCGCTACGTTAACGAGACTTCGCGTATGCTGTTGGTGAAGCTGACCTACGGCATGGACTTCGGCCGCAAACGCAAGGCAGCCGCCAAGCGCATACAGAACGAAGATACGGACACAGGTATATTGAAAGGAAGCAAATGATGCTGCGATACAGGCAGAGAGGAGAAAATGCCACGCAGCTTGTATGAATTTATACACAAGGAAAGACACGATTGCGAATCGCTGATAATCAGCGGTTTCAAGCAAGGACGTTTCAGTCGTATGCTGAAAGCAATTCAGTCGTATAGTGAATGTGGTTCAGTATACGACTGAGCTACATTCACTATACGAGGCAAGTTAAGAAAGAACCCAATTGTAATAGCTTTTCAGATTGTTACTTCCCCTTCACGATTCTTTTGATGTCATTCAGCTTGTTCAACGCTTCAAGCGGAGTGAGGTTGTTTACATCCAGATTCAGTATCTCGTCGCGTATCTGGCAGAGCACCGGGTCGTCGAGCTGAAAGAAGCTGAGCTGCATGCCGCCTGCCGAAGAAGCTCCTTCGGTGATAGTCTTGCCACTGACCATACCCGTCTGGCGATTCTCCGCTTCAAGCTGATGCAGTATCTCGTCGGCACGCTTCACAATGCTTTTGGGCATACCGGCCAACTTCGCCACATGAATACCGAAGGAATGCTCACTACCTCCACGCTCCAATTTGCGGAGGAAGATGACCTTGTTATCGACTTCCTTCACCGACACGTTATAGTTTTTAATGCGCTTGAAGCTTTTCTCCATCTCATTGAGCTCGTGATAGTGCGTGGCAAAGAGTGTACGTGCCTTTGCCTTGGGATGTTCGTGAATATGCTCGACAATGGCCCAAGCGATGGAAATACCGTCATACGTGGAAGTGCCGCGTCCCAATTCGTCAAAAAGCACCAGACTGCGTGGAGAAAGATTATTCAGAATGTCCGCGGCTTCATTCATTTCCACCATGAACGTTGACTCACCGACAGAAATATTATCACTGGCTCCCACACGGGTGAAAATCTTATCCACCAATCCAATGTGGGCACTCTCTGCCGGTACAAAACTGCCGATCTGTGCCAGCAGAGTAATCAATGCCGTCTGGCGCAGCAAGGCGGACTTACCGGCCATATTTGGACCCGTGATGATGATGATCTGCTGTGTGGTGCTATCCAGCATCACGTCGTTGGCTATATACTTCTCGCCTATCGGAAGTTGCTTTTCGATGACCGGATGGCGTCCCTGATGTATTTCCAGCACCTCATCATCGGAGATTACAGGACGGATATAATTATTCTCGCGTGCCGCCGTGGCAAAGGAAAGCAAGCAGTCCAAACGGGCTATCTGATTGGCGTCAATCTGTATGGCAGGGATAAACTCACTTAAAGCTTGCACAAGTTCGGTATAAAGCTGTGTCTCCAGTACCAGTATCTTATCTTCCGCACCAAGAATTTTTTCCTCATACTCTTTCAATTCCTGTGTGATATATCTCTCTGCATTGACCAAAGTTTGCTTGCGAATCCATTCCTGAGGCACTTTTTCCTTATGCACATTGCGCACTTCGATATAATAACCGAAAACATTATTATAACCGATCTTCAGGCTGGGAATGCCTGTAAGCTCGCTCTCACGCTGCTGTACCTGCAAAAGATAATCCTTACCCGAATAAGCTATCCGGCGCAACTCGTCCAACTCAGCACTTACTCCGGATTTGATAACTCCGCCTTTGTTGATCAGCAACGGCGGGTCGTTGTCAATCTCTTTATCAATACGGTCACGAATGGATCGGCAGATGTTCAGTTGCTCACCGATATGATTCAGGCTGGCATTATCGGCCTGCACGCAAGCCTCCTTGATGGGTTCGATAGCTTGCAAAGCCACTTTCAAGGCCACCACCTCACGGGGAGAAACACGCCCTACCGCCACTTTGGAGATGATGCGCTCCAAATCACCTATCAGATGTAACTGTTCTTCAATAAGCTCCTTGAAATCAGGTTGACGGAAGAAATACTCTACCACATTCAAGCGTTCATTAATCGGCTGCACATCCTTCAACGGAAATACCAGCCAACGCTTCAACAAACGGGCTCCCATCGGACTGATAGTCTTGTCGATAACATTCAGAAGACTACTTCCACCATCATTCATACTGCCCATCAATTCCAGGCTGCGTACCGTAAACTTATCCAGACGGACATACTTATCTTCTTCAATGCGCGCCAGCGAAGTGATATGTCCTATCTGCGTGTGCTGTGTCATGATGAGATACTGCAGAATCGCACCTGAAGCAATGATACCGTTCTTTAAGTGCTCCACACCGAAACCTTTGAGGTTCTTCACCTCGAAGTGTTTCAACAGCTTTTCACGGGCAGTAGTTTCTGTAAATACCCAGTCATCCAATTCAAAAGTAAAGAATTTATTTCCGAAGTTCCCTTCAAACATCAGACGCTTACCACGCTCAAAGAGCACTTCCTTGGGAGCAAAATTATTCAGTAGCTTGTCCACATAGTCAAAGGGACCTTCTGCAGTGAGGAATTCTCCCGTAGATATATCCAGAAAAGCCACCCCGCAAGTACCCTTACCAAAATGCACGGCGGCAAGGAAGTTATTCTCCCGGTAATTGAGCACATTATCATTGATGGATACACCCGGAGTTACTAATTCCGTAATACCACGCTTCACAAGTTTTTTTGTCAGTTTAGGGTCTTCCAACTGGTCACAAATGGCTACACGCTTGCCGGCACGTATCAACTTGGGCAGATAGGTATCAAGTGCATGATGCGGGAAACCGGCCATCTCCACGGTTTTTCCTTTACCGTTGGCACGCTTTGTCAGAGTAATGCCTAAGATTTCCGAAGCCACGATCGCATCGGTAGAATACGTTTCATAAAAGTCACCACAACGAAACAGCATGACGGCATCAGGATGTTTTGCCTTCAAGTCAAGAAACTGCTTCATCATAGGGGTCAGGACAATATCTTCGTTCATAACAGATCTTTAATTTTTAAGTTTAAAAGCCAAGATGCCACAGACATATCAGGTCAAGATAACTCAGGAACTTAATTGAGACAAAGATAATTCTTTTTTAGAAAACAGATGTGGAGAGCCTTTAAATACTTAGCAAGCCTTAACAAAGACGACAGTTTTACTAAAACATGTTATTAAACACGCTTTATTATTTGCTTTATTTGGAAATTAGCGAAAAAGACGTACCTTTGCACTGTGTTTTTCATAGTATTAGATTTAAGGTTAACAAAGGTTGGAGTACAGCGGTACTCCTTTTTTTTGCCCATACACACCACATTCCATCAAGAAGAAACCGCATATTCACCCGGTGAAATGCCTTTCAACCGCTTGAACACCCTATTAAAATAAGGAACATTGTTGAAACCCACCTGATAACATATTTCAGAAACAGACATTTTCTTTAGCTTCAAAAGCCTACAAGCCATCTCTACCCGGTATTCATTGAGATAAGTGACAAAAGTCTTTCCGGTAACTTTTTTAAAGAACACACAGAACGAAGCCCGGTTCATTCCCACATGGCGTGCCACGTCGTCCAGTGTAATATCACGCTTAACATTGCAGACAACATAAACTTGTATCTGGTTCAGACGGTTCTTCTCCTTGTCTATCTTCTGATGCCTCCCCACCACACTCTCCATTCCATTACCGGCAAGCAACAGGAGCAGGTTTATCATCGGCGCAACGCGTCCGGAGTCGTCCAAGTCACGCATATTTTCAAGAATACCGGCAATGACTGCGGCTTTCCCCTTGCCGAATTTCACGGCGTCCGATTTCTTTTTCAACTCCTCAATATGCCCGCACAATTCGGGAAAAACGGTGGCACAATTATCCAGAAAATCAGTTCCAAAGGTTACTGTGATATTGGCAATGCGTCCTCTTGTATCAGTGACATTATTGCCAAAACACCAGCAATGCGGAATTCCGGGCGGTATCAAGACCACTTCCCCACTCTGAAAAGGCTCCTTTGTACCGCCTATCAGCCTCACACCGGAACCGACGAGGATATAAGACAATTCCCACGTGGACTGTTCGTGCTGCCCTATCTGCTCTTCAGGAGTCAAATGAACACTGTTGAAGAAAAAAGAATGTTTATCGGACTGAGACATTATACTATATTTCTATTTTGAATAAAATAATTCCTATCAAGAAGCAAATATGCAAATATAAGACAATTCTAAGATACAATAATAGAAATGTGCCATGCAATTGCAGCATAACTTTGTACACGAATCAAAACTGATAATATCAAACATATTTTAATGAAGACAACAACTTACTTAGCATCCAAGCCGCGTTACGAAATATTGGACGGGCTTCGCGGAGTGGCCGCAATCATCGTAGTGGCTTTTCATCTTTTCGAAACCTACTCTGCAGGACCGATGTCGCAAATATTGAACCACGGTTATCTGGCAGTAGATTTCTTTTTCGTCCTCTCCGGCTTCGTCATCGGCTATGCATACGATGACCGTTGGGATCGGATGACAACTTGGGACTTCTTCAAGCGCCGCCTGGTGCGTTTGCACCCAATGGTGATCATGGGTACGCTTATAGGCGCCTCGCTGTTCTATTTCAGCGCTTGTTCCGCTTTTCCGATAGTCATAGAGACACTGTGGTGGAAAGTATTACTGATGGCATTCTTAGGCTGCCTGATGTTTCCCACCCCCACTTCATGGGACATTCGCGGCTGGGGCGAAACCAACAGCTTGAACGGTCCCGCCTGGTCACTGATGTGGGAATACCTTGCCAACATCCTTTACGCCCTCTTCATCCGTCGCTTCTCCAAGTTGGCACTTGGCATATTCGTCGGACTTGCCGCCTGCCTCACACTGGACATTACATTCAACATAGACACCTTCGGTCTGCTTTCCACACGGGGAGAAGCCGCCCACACGCTTATCGGCGGATGGAGTCTTACGCCCGACCAACTCTATATAGGCATTTCCCGACTGCTTTACCCATTCTTTGCGGGCTTATTACTGTCTCGCATAGGTAAGTTGATAAAAGTAAAAAGAGGATTTTACTGGTGCTCTCTGTTAATAACCGTCATCCTCGTGACACCTCGCATCGGAGGCGAAGCAAGCCAATGGATGAACGGTGCTTACGAAGCAGCAAGCGTACTCGTCCTGTTTCCACTGATAGTGGTTATGGGGGCAGGCAGCAACGTGACGGGCAAACGCTCCGTAGCTCTCTGCAAGTTCTTCGGCGAGCTATCCTACCCGCTATACATCACGCACTTTCCACTGATATATATGCAGATAGCCTGGGCACGAAACCATCCCGACGCACCGACAGAAATGCACGTATTCGTAGCCGCAGGTATCTTTGTCCTCTCTATCGCCGTTGCCTACGCCTGCCTGAAGATGTATGACGAACCGGTGCGCGAGTGGCTGAAGCAACATGTATTAATCAAAAAAGGAAAAAGATGATAAGAATAGATCACACGGCCATGTACGTGCACAATTTGGAAGCGGCGAAGGAGTTCTTCATCCGCTTCTTCTCCGCACAGAGCAATCCGATGTATCACAATCCACATACCGGACTGCGCAGCTACTTCTTAACCTTTGCCGACGGCAGCCGCTTGGAACTGATGAACCGTCCGGAAGTGACGGCACTCACCGAGAAGCTCGCCTATCAGGCAGGATATATACACCTGGCTTTCAGTGTAGGTGGAAAGGAACAGGTGGATGCACTGACAAAAGCACTTGCCGAAGCAGGTTATGAGGTACTAAGCGGCCCGCGCACCACAGGCGACGGATATTATGAAAGCTGCATTGCAGGCGTGGAAGGAAATCTGATAGAGATAACAGAATAAAGTGATAGTCAGTCTGTCTGAAGATATTTTCGGAAAGGGATTCCCGCCCGGAGTGCCCGATGTTTTCGCATCGTACACCCGGGCGGGAATTTATACTGGAAACGACTGAAAACAAAACGTTCCCCACTGCGCTGCTTGTGCGCGGTGGGGAACGAATGACTTATAGCAGGAGTTAGAGGAAGTTAAAGGAAGTTAGAGGCCGATAGTATAGCTCATCAACAGGGCTATCGGCTTTTAACTCCTAAGCCCGAAGGGCGATAACTCCTTCTAACTCCTTCTAACTCCCTCAAAATGAAAGGGAGACGAGATTATCCCAGGGGATTATCGTCGGGGTTGGGACCATCGGTGAAGTCGCCTCCTGCGGGGTCTTGGTCGGCAGTGTCGGGCGAAAGCTCAATCCACTCCAGCTCGTCGCTGTCCACCAGGGCACGGGTGTAGGTGCCGTTGGAGAGCTTGGTGCGCTCGGGCACGAACTCGATGCGTACGGCCTGCGTCTGCTTGCCGAAGTCAAAGTCTTCGAGCTTCTTCACGCCCTTCGTGTCCAGCACGTAGCGGAAGTAGCCGAGGCCTTTGATGTGCACGCTCTTGCCCTGCGCCATGCGGGTGTTCATCACACCTGCAATGTCGCCCAGCACGGCCTGCACGTCGGAGTTGCTTACTGTGGAGATTTTCGCCAAGTCGCGGGCGATGGTCTCCGTTTCCACAGGTTTGCCCTGCACTATCGCGCGGGGGTAGTAAACCTTCTGATTGCTATTGAACATTTTTTTCCAAAAAGGCATAATGTCAATTGTTGTTTTAGAGTTATTGTAATATATTATTATCAATCTTTCGTCATTTTACAAATCATTGATAATCAGACGATTTGGAAGCGTTGCCGGAAAGGCGTTCTCGAGTCGCCGACTCGGGAGTGTCAAGTCGCCGACTCGACACTGCCTTTTCAGCGTCCCTATCCGGAGTGTCCGATGTTTTCGCACCGGACACTTCGTTCACCGGGCAAGGCAGGTTATTACTCCCACCTGAATTTCAATGAATCATCCGTGCCTTCAAGCCAAAAGCTGTCATTGCTATCGTTACCGCTAAGATTGTAATGGACGTTGGACACATCCACGTAAGCGGCATCCGGTTCCACGCCACCCCAAACACTCTGGGCTTCGGCCGATGCAACAACGGCACGGATTTCGGCAAAGGTGAGGGTGGTCTTGAACTGATTGCCGATGAAAAGAGACACGTCTTTTTCATCCACGATGTTGGGATTACTACCGAAAAGACCTCCACGACTTTTGCTTGCGCAATATTTAATCTTCATCACGGAGCCGGATGAATAAACCCGTCCTACAAGATCAATAGCATCGGAAGCACCACCGTAATAGAATCCCGTTACATTGGCAGTACTGCCGTAATAACTGCCGGTAAGCGCACCTATATAGCTGTTTCCCTTAATGTTTCCCGTGACATAGCATCCCGTAATATTGACCGCATCGGACATGGAGCCGACTAATCCGCCGACCATCATTTTCCCCTCAACGTTGCCTTTGGCATAGCAGGCAACCAACTTGCATGCATAGGCTTGCCCCGCAAGGCCTCCAATCTGCTGCATCTCCGGAGCGGAGATTTCAACGGTGGAGCCACAACGCTGAACGATGCCTGTCGCAGTACCTATCAAACCGCCCAATACTGCACTTTGCTGGGCAACACCCGTTATCTTTCCCGAACTGTAACAGTTTTCTACAAGGCCATTGCCCTCCATCACTCCAATCAGGGAACCGGTATTTTGACTTCCTGTGATGTTGACATCCGTAGCCGTGCAGTTAGAAATGGTGCACGCTTTAGCTGTGCCCACCAGAGCACCACCCCGTTCGAATGTCACCATCGTAGGTGCAACGATGGTCAGATTACGGAAAGTGGCAGCATCGGCATAACCGAAGAGGCCGATGTAACTCTTGCTGGTGTCCGTATTATAATCACTTTTGAATCCTGAAATACTGTGTCCCTGTCCGTCGAACACACCTTTATATGGTGCATAAGATCCCGGATTTATAGATTTCCAGGAATCATACTCACTCAAATCGATGTCGCTTGTGAGCACAGCGTTATAGTTGCTGGCTGCGGCTGAAGTTTTCATGGCATCATATTGCGCCTTAGTGAGATTTGCGGCACTGAGTTCCGCTTCTGTGGGAGTGTAGCTCATCATACATCTGAACAGATTCAATCCGGAGGCTGTTGCGATTTCTAATACCTTGCTCGTTGAATTATAGCTGATACAAACCTGCTTGGCTTCTCCGCCTTCAATGGTTTCGGTAATCCAATTGGTTACAGTCACTTCGCCTACAGTCAGAGCATCCTTACCAATCGTCAGATTGTAGGTGTAGCTCTTGCCTGCTTCCATTGCCGGAATATCTTTCACAGTCAACGGCGTGCCAGCCACAGTCATCGTGATGAATTGTTCATCGGCTTTTTTATCGGTAGGTATCACAAGGGCGGTGTAGGTAGTTCCTACTTGTGCGGCTTCTGCATTGAGGTTCTGAACAAAAGGAGTTACTTCTGTAGCATCTCCTTCTGCCGCACCTGCTGCATAGCTTG
Above is a window of Bacteroides helcogenes P 36-108 DNA encoding:
- a CDS encoding fimbrillin family protein translates to MKITKHNIKNSIASLLRSTGVLMIAVGMLTIATGTLTSCSESELAAAPGNEAWQNDPTAMKVNATVGSGIFSRSNPLGADEATQKAFNNGDQISIAAGTQGAVTYTLNNGTWTPETGKYLKWETNSDPMEITAYYPVAEGASAQAFTLPADQEDDTKIVAADYMTYGGNQSKPTTGGELTMEMERKMARVIVKIAGFNDQYDGTVPTVNNVRIKSGAASYAAGAAEGDATEVTPFVQNLNAEAAQVGTTYTALVIPTDKKADEQFITMTVAGTPLTVKDIPAMEAGKSYTYNLTIGKDALTVGEVTVTNWITETIEGGEAKQVCISYNSTSKVLEIATASGLNLFRCMMSYTPTEAELSAANLTKAQYDAMKTSAAASNYNAVLTSDIDLSEYDSWKSINPGSYAPYKGVFDGQGHSISGFKSDYNTDTSKSYIGLFGYADAATFRNLTIVAPTMVTFERGGALVGTAKACTISNCTATDVNITGSQNTGSLIGVMEGNGLVENCYSSGKITGVAQQSAVLGGLIGTATGIVQRCGSTVEISAPEMQQIGGLAGQAYACKLVACYAKGNVEGKMMVGGLVGSMSDAVNITGCYVTGNIKGNSYIGALTGSYYGSTANVTGFYYGGASDAIDLVGRVYSSGSVMKIKYCASKSRGGLFGSNPNIVDEKDVSLFIGNQFKTTLTFAEIRAVVASAEAQSVWGGVEPDAAYVDVSNVHYNLSGNDSNDSFWLEGTDDSLKFRWE
- a CDS encoding VOC family protein, translating into MIRIDHTAMYVHNLEAAKEFFIRFFSAQSNPMYHNPHTGLRSYFLTFADGSRLELMNRPEVTALTEKLAYQAGYIHLAFSVGGKEQVDALTKALAEAGYEVLSGPRTTGDGYYESCIAGVEGNLIEITE
- a CDS encoding acyltransferase family protein, whose product is MKTTTYLASKPRYEILDGLRGVAAIIVVAFHLFETYSAGPMSQILNHGYLAVDFFFVLSGFVIGYAYDDRWDRMTTWDFFKRRLVRLHPMVIMGTLIGASLFYFSACSAFPIVIETLWWKVLLMAFLGCLMFPTPTSWDIRGWGETNSLNGPAWSLMWEYLANILYALFIRRFSKLALGIFVGLAACLTLDITFNIDTFGLLSTRGEAAHTLIGGWSLTPDQLYIGISRLLYPFFAGLLLSRIGKLIKVKRGFYWCSLLITVILVTPRIGGEASQWMNGAYEAASVLVLFPLIVVMGAGSNVTGKRSVALCKFFGELSYPLYITHFPLIYMQIAWARNHPDAPTEMHVFVAAGIFVLSIAVAYACLKMYDEPVREWLKQHVLIKKGKR
- a CDS encoding AraC family transcriptional regulator; this encodes MSQSDKHSFFFNSVHLTPEEQIGQHEQSTWELSYILVGSGVRLIGGTKEPFQSGEVVLIPPGIPHCWCFGNNVTDTRGRIANITVTFGTDFLDNCATVFPELCGHIEELKKKSDAVKFGKGKAAVIAGILENMRDLDDSGRVAPMINLLLLLAGNGMESVVGRHQKIDKEKNRLNQIQVYVVCNVKRDITLDDVARHVGMNRASFCVFFKKVTGKTFVTYLNEYRVEMACRLLKLKKMSVSEICYQVGFNNVPYFNRVFKRLKGISPGEYAVSS
- a CDS encoding LytR/AlgR family response regulator transcription factor, yielding METGDSSDRAHKKHGDLFYMLYTGVACAIIMALLQPFGIDRVEHHKYPIILGYAVLAAVAYQLANLQTIYVLRMPRRDEWDVKRSIIVGLLICPIMGAFICCYSAWAYAGDIRQGWFYPDGRFTLKAFWINSGYTLTISFFLTLFGYYMERSRQLAIRLQEVIELNRILAQKQLAEEKRDTPQAPSGLSQGSSSDAPRSTGTAPSPDTSGITTAANSPDTFGATEAAAYCDTSGTSAGHSDTSVSPLRLEGSSRETVELQSSAQLLFVESDGNYALVHYLSDGKAVRKAVRCTLKQVEEQLSGRQGIMRCHRAYIVNIAHVEHVSGNGQGYRLTLDSIQEQVPVSRQYAAAVYQSIRI
- a CDS encoding HU family DNA-binding protein, translated to MPFWKKMFNSNQKVYYPRAIVQGKPVETETIARDLAKISTVSNSDVQAVLGDIAGVMNTRMAQGKSVHIKGLGYFRYVLDTKGVKKLEDFDFGKQTQAVRIEFVPERTKLSNGTYTRALVDSDELEWIELSPDTADQDPAGGDFTDGPNPDDNPLG
- the mutS gene encoding DNA mismatch repair protein MutS; this translates as MNEDIVLTPMMKQFLDLKAKHPDAVMLFRCGDFYETYSTDAIVASEILGITLTKRANGKGKTVEMAGFPHHALDTYLPKLIRAGKRVAICDQLEDPKLTKKLVKRGITELVTPGVSINDNVLNYRENNFLAAVHFGKGTCGVAFLDISTGEFLTAEGPFDYVDKLLNNFAPKEVLFERGKRLMFEGNFGNKFFTFELDDWVFTETTAREKLLKHFEVKNLKGFGVEHLKNGIIASGAILQYLIMTQHTQIGHITSLARIEEDKYVRLDKFTVRSLELMGSMNDGGSSLLNVIDKTISPMGARLLKRWLVFPLKDVQPINERLNVVEYFFRQPDFKELIEEQLHLIGDLERIISKVAVGRVSPREVVALKVALQAIEPIKEACVQADNASLNHIGEQLNICRSIRDRIDKEIDNDPPLLINKGGVIKSGVSAELDELRRIAYSGKDYLLQVQQRESELTGIPSLKIGYNNVFGYYIEVRNVHKEKVPQEWIRKQTLVNAERYITQELKEYEEKILGAEDKILVLETQLYTELVQALSEFIPAIQIDANQIARLDCLLSFATAARENNYIRPVISDDEVLEIHQGRHPVIEKQLPIGEKYIANDVMLDSTTQQIIIITGPNMAGKSALLRQTALITLLAQIGSFVPAESAHIGLVDKIFTRVGASDNISVGESTFMVEMNEAADILNNLSPRSLVLFDELGRGTSTYDGISIAWAIVEHIHEHPKAKARTLFATHYHELNEMEKSFKRIKNYNVSVKEVDNKVIFLRKLERGGSEHSFGIHVAKLAGMPKSIVKRADEILHQLEAENRQTGMVSGKTITEGASSAGGMQLSFFQLDDPVLCQIRDEILNLDVNNLTPLEALNKLNDIKRIVKGK